A genomic window from Gemmatimonadaceae bacterium includes:
- a CDS encoding YdiU family protein, which yields MTVQLTFDNRFVRELPGDPLTSNERRQVLGAAWSAVRPTPVAAPTLLAHAREVAALVGFGPNHHESPRFAEVFGGNALLSGMEPFAACYGGHQFGHWAGQLGDGRAISLGEVINARGERWELQLKGAGLTPYSRTADGRAVLRSSIREFLCSEAMHHLDIPTTRALSVVLTGEQVLRDMFYDGNAQLEPGAVVCRVAPSFIRFGNFEIATARGEETLLRQLADFAIARDFPQIDAADPERYAQWFREVCTRTATMIVHWMRVGFVHGVMNTDNMSILGLTIDYGPYGFLDDFDPHWTPNTTDAMGRRYRYAQQPAIAQWNLERLADALQPLFADVEPLRAGLGAYVDRFNAEYRQMLAAKFGFAQFDAVHEELAQRGLALLNEAEGDHTLFFRALTDWTGEAPADDVAAIAALGDLFYDATKRDAAAPALAAWLREWHAARSAPGNASAEVRAAMERVNPRFILRNYLAQQAIDRATAGDATMVHELLETMRRPYDAQPGREAFAAKRPDWARNRAGCSMLSCSS from the coding sequence GTGACCGTCCAGCTCACCTTCGATAACCGCTTCGTCCGCGAGCTCCCCGGCGACCCGCTCACCAGCAACGAGCGCCGCCAGGTGCTCGGCGCCGCGTGGAGCGCCGTGCGACCGACCCCGGTGGCCGCGCCGACGCTGCTTGCGCACGCACGCGAAGTGGCCGCCCTCGTCGGCTTCGGCCCGAACCATCACGAGTCCCCGCGCTTCGCCGAGGTCTTCGGCGGCAACGCGCTGCTGAGCGGAATGGAGCCCTTCGCCGCCTGCTACGGCGGCCATCAGTTCGGCCACTGGGCCGGCCAGCTCGGCGACGGCCGCGCCATCTCGCTCGGCGAGGTCATCAATGCGCGCGGCGAGCGGTGGGAACTGCAGCTCAAGGGCGCCGGTCTCACGCCGTACTCGCGGACCGCCGACGGCCGCGCGGTGCTGCGTTCGTCCATCCGCGAGTTCCTGTGCTCCGAGGCAATGCATCACCTTGACATCCCGACCACGCGGGCGCTGTCGGTGGTGCTGACGGGCGAGCAGGTGCTGCGCGATATGTTCTACGACGGCAATGCGCAGCTCGAGCCGGGTGCAGTTGTCTGCCGGGTGGCGCCGAGCTTCATCCGCTTCGGCAACTTCGAGATCGCGACGGCGCGTGGCGAGGAGACGCTGCTGCGCCAGCTGGCGGACTTCGCGATCGCGCGGGACTTCCCCCAGATCGACGCGGCTGACCCAGAGCGCTACGCGCAGTGGTTCCGCGAGGTCTGCACCCGCACGGCGACGATGATTGTGCACTGGATGCGGGTGGGGTTCGTGCACGGCGTGATGAACACCGACAATATGAGCATCCTTGGGCTGACGATCGACTACGGCCCGTATGGATTCCTCGACGACTTCGATCCGCACTGGACGCCGAACACCACGGACGCGATGGGGCGGCGCTATCGTTATGCGCAGCAACCGGCAATCGCCCAGTGGAACCTCGAGCGCCTCGCCGATGCCCTGCAGCCGCTGTTCGCGGACGTCGAACCGCTCCGCGCCGGGCTTGGTGCGTATGTTGATCGCTTCAACGCCGAGTATCGCCAGATGTTGGCGGCGAAGTTCGGGTTCGCGCAGTTCGACGCCGTGCACGAGGAACTGGCTCAGCGAGGGCTGGCGCTGCTGAACGAGGCGGAGGGCGACCACACGCTGTTCTTCCGCGCACTCACCGACTGGACGGGCGAAGCTCCGGCGGACGACGTCGCGGCGATCGCTGCACTTGGCGACCTGTTCTACGACGCCACCAAGCGCGATGCTGCCGCGCCCGCCTTGGCTGCCTGGCTGCGCGAGTGGCACGCGGCGCGCTCCGCGCCAGGCAACGCCAGCGCCGAAGTGCGCGCGGCGATGGAGCGCGTTAACCCGCGCTTCATCCTGCGCAACTACCTGGCGCAACAGGCCATCGATCGCGCGACCGCCGGCGACGCGACGATGGTACACGAACTGTTGGAGACGATGCGGCGCCCCTACGATGCCCAACCGGGGCGCGAGGCATTCGCTGCCAAGCGCCCCGACTGGGCCCGCAACCGCGCGGGGTGCTCGATGCTGTCCTGCAGCTCCTGA
- a CDS encoding 6-bladed beta-propeller, which produces MMHRLALVAATPLAAALLTTPLAAQRADTVKLALLWSVTEGEHETADSLGQLSGIAMDANGIVYVSDRTENKLWVFDSRGRSMPGIGRRGQGPGEYQAPTGIAIGPDGKLYVRDQGNVTRLGADPTTRRLSRYETRYFGGAMNDWMSTLASRFDAQGRLHYPSFNSGDRSQRMGQWWIFSVAGERVDSIAVPVVEGAAPGWASVRLSASGGRILPGLNHVPFHGLPRWDVTPRGTVLYTSGQEYLIREVDRSGRVLREFRRTEAPIRIPASERRDSLAALRQRLDSISTIPRAQISGVPDEVWALRLPETYPPIIDVFAAPDGFVWVRRWVPNGHRRTVFDVFEADGRFKTVVELPAYVLPGITPALTLDAVAAIGSDAETEAMTVLRFGRAR; this is translated from the coding sequence ATGATGCACCGTCTCGCGCTCGTTGCCGCGACACCGCTTGCCGCCGCGCTGCTCACGACCCCGTTGGCCGCGCAACGCGCCGATACCGTCAAGCTCGCGTTGCTATGGTCCGTGACCGAAGGTGAGCACGAGACCGCTGACTCGCTGGGCCAACTCTCCGGCATCGCGATGGACGCGAACGGCATCGTGTACGTCTCCGACCGCACGGAGAACAAGCTCTGGGTGTTCGACTCGCGCGGGCGTTCGATGCCAGGCATCGGCCGACGCGGTCAGGGACCGGGGGAGTACCAGGCCCCGACGGGCATCGCGATCGGACCGGACGGCAAGCTGTATGTGCGCGACCAGGGGAACGTGACGCGGCTGGGGGCGGACCCGACGACGCGGCGACTCAGCCGCTACGAAACGCGCTACTTCGGCGGCGCGATGAACGACTGGATGTCCACGCTGGCGTCGCGATTCGATGCCCAAGGACGGCTGCACTACCCGAGCTTCAACTCCGGCGACCGCTCGCAGCGGATGGGGCAGTGGTGGATCTTTAGCGTCGCGGGCGAACGCGTGGACTCCATCGCGGTGCCGGTGGTGGAGGGCGCGGCGCCGGGTTGGGCGTCCGTCCGACTCTCGGCGAGCGGTGGACGCATCTTGCCTGGACTGAACCACGTGCCGTTCCACGGGCTCCCGCGCTGGGACGTCACCCCGCGAGGCACGGTGCTCTACACCAGCGGTCAGGAGTACCTGATCCGCGAAGTGGACCGCAGCGGCCGAGTGCTGCGCGAGTTTCGGCGCACGGAGGCACCCATCAGGATCCCAGCGAGCGAACGTCGCGACTCACTCGCGGCCCTGCGCCAACGCCTCGACTCCATCTCGACCATCCCTCGCGCACAGATCTCCGGTGTTCCGGACGAAGTCTGGGCGCTGCGCCTGCCGGAGACGTATCCGCCGATCATTGACGTCTTCGCCGCGCCGGACGGATTCGTGTGGGTGCGGCGGTGGGTGCCGAACGGCCACCGCCGCACGGTGTTCGATGTGTTTGAGGCCGACGGGCGGTTCAAGACTGTCGTCGAGTTGCCCGCGTACGTGCTGCCCGGCATCACGCCGGCGCTCACGTTGGACGCGGTCGCGGCGATCGGCAGCGATGCGGAGACCGAGGCGATGACCGTCCTGCGCTTCGGGCGGGCGCGCTAG
- a CDS encoding 1,4-dihydroxy-6-naphthoate synthase, with the protein MRTLSFGYSPCPNDTFAFHALAHGLVDAPFRIEPVLLDIEELNRRAHEGEFDLTKLSVGAFAAVGERYTMLRSGAALGHGVGPLVVTRGPMPLTEAVRGRVAIPGRETTAFRLLRLAAPELHDTVEMRYDKILRAVAGGEVDAGLIIHESRFTYQEHGLHRAQDLGEWWERETSLPVPLAGICARADLDAETRAAAERAIRASVQHAFDHPQASAEYVRAHAQEMSDEVCAQHIALYVNEWSLDVGDEGMRAIERLVAAGR; encoded by the coding sequence GTGCGTACGCTGAGCTTCGGCTACTCTCCCTGCCCGAACGACACCTTCGCCTTCCACGCGCTGGCGCACGGGCTCGTGGATGCGCCGTTTCGCATCGAGCCGGTACTGCTCGACATCGAGGAACTGAACCGCCGCGCGCACGAGGGGGAGTTCGACCTCACCAAGCTCAGCGTCGGTGCCTTCGCCGCCGTGGGCGAGCGCTACACGATGCTGCGCAGCGGCGCCGCGCTGGGCCACGGCGTGGGCCCGCTGGTGGTGACGCGCGGGCCGATGCCGCTGACCGAGGCCGTGCGCGGCCGCGTGGCGATACCCGGACGCGAGACGACGGCGTTCCGTTTGCTGCGGCTCGCGGCACCGGAGTTGCACGACACGGTGGAGATGCGCTACGACAAGATCCTCCGCGCCGTCGCCGGCGGCGAGGTGGATGCGGGCCTCATCATCCACGAGAGCCGCTTCACCTACCAGGAACACGGGCTGCACAGGGCGCAGGACCTCGGCGAGTGGTGGGAACGTGAGACCTCGCTGCCCGTGCCGCTGGCCGGCATCTGCGCGCGAGCGGACCTCGACGCCGAGACGCGTGCGGCGGCTGAGCGAGCGATTCGTGCAAGCGTACAGCACGCCTTCGACCATCCGCAGGCCAGCGCCGAGTATGTGCGCGCGCACGCGCAGGAGATGAGCGACGAGGTCTGTGCACAGCACATCGCGCTGTACGTGAATGAATGGTCGTTGGACGTGGGCGATGAAGGGATGCGCGCCATCGAGCGGCTTGTGGCGGCGGGGCGCTGA
- a CDS encoding alpha/beta hydrolase, whose amino-acid sequence MLYPTLPRRAVRLALASALVLAACQARSAPPVVPDATNRAAYAVVGGDTLHLVRFAPARDSVGATVPAVLLLHGGGWTDGDPSWVYPAAAAFAEGGFEAFAVQYRLSDSTRTPIEALADVCAALRWTRLSADSLGVDSSRVALYGVSAGGHLAASTATVGCPDALPDRGGDALLLLSPAVDVEADAHFERLLRGRATPRDLSPVANIRETMPPTVLVAGDEDTVTPLTSAQRFCLGVVRRRQTCDLRIYVGLGHLLSSDLRDQEANPKPDPESRANALQYQVRFLQRLWLTPAAPAP is encoded by the coding sequence ATGCTCTACCCCACCCTGCCCCGGCGCGCTGTGCGGCTCGCACTCGCCTCGGCGCTCGTGCTGGCCGCCTGCCAGGCGCGGTCCGCACCGCCGGTGGTGCCAGACGCGACGAATCGCGCCGCCTACGCCGTGGTCGGCGGCGACACGCTGCACCTGGTCCGCTTCGCGCCCGCCCGCGACTCGGTGGGCGCAACTGTCCCCGCCGTGCTGCTGTTGCACGGGGGCGGATGGACGGACGGCGATCCCAGCTGGGTGTACCCCGCCGCCGCGGCGTTCGCCGAGGGCGGCTTCGAGGCCTTCGCCGTGCAGTACCGGCTGAGCGACAGCACGCGCACGCCGATCGAGGCGCTCGCGGACGTGTGCGCGGCCCTACGGTGGACTCGACTGAGTGCCGACTCGCTAGGCGTGGACTCGTCGCGCGTGGCGCTCTACGGCGTGTCGGCCGGCGGGCACCTCGCGGCGAGCACCGCCACCGTAGGCTGCCCGGACGCGCTGCCGGATCGCGGCGGCGATGCGCTGTTGCTGCTCTCCCCGGCGGTAGACGTCGAGGCCGATGCACACTTCGAGCGGCTGCTGCGCGGTCGTGCTACGCCGCGGGATCTCTCACCCGTTGCGAACATCCGCGAGACGATGCCACCCACGGTGCTCGTCGCTGGCGACGAGGATACGGTCACGCCGCTCACCAGCGCGCAGCGGTTCTGCCTCGGCGTCGTGCGGCGCCGGCAGACCTGTGACCTGCGCATCTACGTGGGACTCGGGCACCTGCTGTCGAGCGACCTCCGCGACCAGGAGGCGAACCCGAAGCCGGATCCTGAGTCGCGCGCCAACGCCTTGCAGTACCAAGTGCGCTTCCTGCAGCGGCTGTGGCTCACGCCCGCGGCGCCGGCGCCATAG
- a CDS encoding MOSC domain-containing protein, producing the protein MASGRLEAIWQKRAHRGPMDAIDVGELIAGEGLLGSVGRSRRRQVTIIEREVWDRVQEELQAAIPYAARRANLMISGVRLEETRDRVLRIGVARVRIGGHTTPCERMDEAQDGLRDRLAPHWGGGAFAQVIAGGTIRVGDVVEWESTLEE; encoded by the coding sequence ATGGCCAGCGGGCGCCTCGAGGCGATCTGGCAGAAGCGCGCGCATCGCGGCCCGATGGACGCGATTGACGTGGGTGAACTCATTGCCGGTGAAGGACTGCTCGGCAGCGTGGGACGGAGCCGACGCCGCCAGGTGACCATCATCGAGCGCGAGGTGTGGGACCGCGTGCAGGAGGAGTTGCAAGCGGCGATTCCCTACGCCGCGCGACGCGCCAACCTGATGATCAGCGGGGTTCGGCTGGAAGAGACACGCGACCGCGTGCTTCGGATCGGCGTCGCGCGGGTGCGCATCGGTGGCCACACCACGCCCTGCGAGCGAATGGACGAGGCGCAGGATGGCCTGCGGGACAGGCTCGCGCCACATTGGGGAGGCGGGGCCTTCGCGCAGGTGATCGCGGGGGGAACCATTCGGGTAGGAGATGTTGTCGAATGGGAGTCCACACTGGAGGAATGA